The following proteins are encoded in a genomic region of Vulpes vulpes isolate BD-2025 chromosome X, VulVul3, whole genome shotgun sequence:
- the RAP2C gene encoding ras-related protein Rap-2c — translation MREYKVVVLGSGGVGKSALTVQFVTGTFIEKYDPTIEDFYRKEIEVDSSPSVLEILDTAGTEQFASMRDLYIKNGQGFILVYSLVNQQSFQDIKPMRDQIVRVKRYEKVPLILVGNKVDLEPEREVMSSEGRALAQEWGCPFMETSAKSKSMVDELFAEIVRQMNYSSLPEKQDQCCTTCVVQ, via the exons ATGAGGGAATACAAGGTAGTGGTGTTAGGGAGCGGAGGGGTTGGCAAATCTGCCCTTACTGTGCAGTTTGTCACCGGGACTTTCATTGAGAAATATGACCCCACCATTGAAGATTTCTACCGCAAAGAGATCGAAGTGGACTCTTCCCCCTCCGTGCTGGAAATTCTGGACACCGCAGGAACTGAGCAGTTTGCCTCCATGAGAGATCTCTACATCAAAAACGGCCAAGGTTTCATCCTGGTTTATAGCCTGGTTAATCAACAGTCTTTCCAG GATATCAAGCCCATGAGAGATCAGATTGTCAGAGTGAAGAGATATGAAAAAGTCCCACTGATCCTAGTGGGAAATAAAGTGGATCTGGAACCAGAAAGAGAGGTTATGTCTTCAGAAGGCAGAGCTCTGGCTCAAGAATGGGGCTGCCCCTTCATGGAAACATCGGCAAAAAGTAAATCAATGGTGGATGAACTTTTTGCTGAGATCGTCAGGCAAATGAACTATTCATCCCTACCCGAGAAGCAAGATCAGTGTTGTACAACTTGCGTtgtccagtaa